The following coding sequences are from one Gammaproteobacteria bacterium window:
- a CDS encoding glutamyl-tRNA reductase yields MSLCTIGINHTTAPVSIREQVVFQPERLDTALRELRQVDGVDEAAILSTCNRTELYCHLRHVQPNEDIIGWLSTYHHVDQGAIRPFLYHHLDRSAVRHALRVACGLDSMVLGESQILGQLKGAYQDANRAGTLGRQLGRLFQHAFAVAKRVRTDTAIGTTPVSVAFAAVTLAKQIFGDLKTQTVLLIGAGQTIELVARHLVGSGIGRIIVANRHVQRAQALAVHFNGEGIGLSEIAEALPAADIVVSSTASPLPILGKGMVESTLKQRKHRPMFMVDLAVPRDIEPEVGSLEDIYLYTVDDLAQVIEQNMSSRQAAAAQADQIIDVQVETFMGWLRAQDAVGAIRAYRDRAELRRTATLARARRMLMQGRSPDEALQYLAHALSNQLTHDATHALNKAGREGRYDLLEAARILLQLPDDDG; encoded by the coding sequence ATGTCGCTTTGCACTATCGGAATCAACCATACCACAGCCCCAGTCAGCATTCGTGAGCAGGTCGTCTTTCAGCCAGAGCGGCTCGACACGGCCCTGCGTGAGCTCAGACAGGTCGATGGTGTAGACGAGGCGGCGATTCTTTCGACGTGCAACCGCACGGAGCTTTACTGCCATCTACGCCATGTGCAGCCAAACGAAGATATCATCGGCTGGCTGAGCACGTACCATCATGTCGACCAGGGTGCGATTCGGCCGTTCCTTTATCATCATCTGGATCGCTCGGCGGTGCGTCATGCATTGCGCGTGGCATGCGGCCTGGACTCGATGGTGCTCGGCGAATCCCAGATTCTCGGCCAGCTCAAAGGCGCCTATCAGGACGCAAACCGCGCCGGCACCTTAGGCAGGCAGTTGGGGCGACTGTTCCAGCACGCGTTCGCGGTCGCCAAGCGGGTCAGAACCGATACGGCGATCGGGACGACTCCCGTCTCGGTCGCCTTCGCCGCCGTAACACTCGCGAAACAGATCTTCGGGGATCTTAAAACTCAAACCGTGTTGCTGATCGGCGCCGGTCAGACTATCGAACTGGTGGCGCGTCATCTCGTCGGCAGCGGCATCGGCCGGATCATCGTCGCCAACCGGCATGTACAGCGTGCGCAGGCGCTAGCCGTACACTTCAATGGTGAAGGCATCGGCCTGAGCGAAATCGCCGAGGCGCTGCCCGCCGCCGATATCGTCGTGTCCTCCACCGCGAGCCCGCTGCCGATTCTGGGCAAGGGCATGGTCGAAAGCACCTTGAAGCAGCGCAAGCATCGGCCGATGTTCATGGTCGATCTCGCCGTACCCCGCGACATCGAGCCGGAAGTGGGGTCGCTGGAGGATATCTATCTATACACCGTGGACGATCTCGCCCAGGTTATCGAGCAGAATATGAGTTCCCGGCAGGCGGCCGCGGCGCAGGCCGATCAGATTATCGATGTGCAGGTCGAAACCTTCATGGGCTGGCTGCGCGCGCAGGACGCGGTGGGCGCGATACGCGCGTATCGAGATCGCGCGGAACTGCGAAGAACCGCGACTCTGGCGCGCGCGCGACGCATGCTCATGCAGGGCAGGTCCCCGGACGAGGCCCTGCAGTATCTGGCCCACGCTTTGTCCAATCAGCTCACGCACGATGCTACGCACGCGCTCAACAAGGCGGGGCGCGAGGGCCGGTACGATCTGCTGGAGGCGGCGCGCATTCTCTTGCAACTGCCAGATGACGATGGATAA